From the genome of Solibacillus sp. FSL H8-0538:
TCACTAAATGTGTTTCATCATAAAATTGCGCTATGCCTGCATCAAAATGCTCGATGATCCCTTCACACAACGGACCTGCATTGTAGTGCGGCACAATCGCAACGAAATCATCACCGCCAATATGGCCTAAAAAATAGTCGGGCTGGGCGATATGCTGCTTTAGTATTTGGGTTAAATAAAGGAGGACCTTATCTCCGCGGTTAAAGCCGTACAGATCATTAAATACTTTAAAGCGGTCTAAATCGAAATAAATAAAGCTGTACGCGGGCTGCTGTAGAATGTCCTCAATTTTTTTATCAATTAAGTGATTACCTGGCAATGAACTAAGCGGATTAAGGAAGCTAGCAAACTCGACTTGTGTTTCTGCAAGCTTTAATAACAGAGACCGGACACTAACGATGCCAACGAATTGCTCCTCTTTCGTCACGATAATATCATCGTACAAATCTTCTTCAATACGTGCCATTGCAAGCGTGCTAACCTCCGTGATTGGCTGATAGAAATCCACAATAAGTGGGTTCGGTTTTGCAATCAGCTTATTGGTACGGCCCATATACAAGTTATAGCCGTATAATGTACCGATTTTTTGATAAAAATGTGCGCGGGGAATATGGCCAACCGGTTTATGATCCTGCAGTACAACAATCCCGCGTAGTGTAGGATTGTTCACGAACGTTTCATTTATTTCCTTATTTTTTACTTCCTCGTCGATCCAATCGGCCAGTTCGATAATTTCACCAATATTTGTCATGTTATCGCCACCTTCAATTAGTCAAAATCAAGATATCATAGGACTATGGGCAAGGAGTAGTTGTTCGTTTGGGCGACCGAGCGCATAGCCTTGCGCATAGTGAACACCCGCTTGTTTAATAAAATGAAATTCCTCGATGCGCTCAATTCCTTCTGCGATGACTTTTGTGCCGGACTGCTGGGCGTAATGTAAAATGACTGATAATAACTGCTGCTGGGCAATCTCCATATCAATGTTTTGAATGAGTGAGCGATCAATTTTAATGAATTCAGGCTTTAAATAAATCAACGTTTTCAAACTATTATAGCCAGAACCAACATCATCAATGGCGATGCGGTAGCCTTGCGAGCGGTAATGTGACAGCACGCGCGAAAACTCATCGAAATCCGTCACCGCACTGCGCTCCGTTAACTCAAATACAACTTGCTGCGGCTGGATGCCTAATGATCTCAATAAGCTAAGCGTTTCTCCACTATGATAATTTTTATCGAGTAACACATTCGGATGAATATTTACGAAAAGGATAAAATTTTGATTTCTTAAATGATCGTCAAGTCGCTCCCTAAAACGATGTAGCGATAAATTACGGCAAAAGCACTCAAAAGAGAAAACCTTTTTCGTCTGCCCGACAAACTCATAAAACACGTCGGCATTGCTAAACAATGGAGAGGGAGTGGGGCGATTTAATGCCTCAAAGCCAAATGTTTCATTTTTTTCTATATCTAAAATTGGTTGGAAAAATGTATTCATCTGTTCTTTGCGCATGATTTTTTTTAATGCGAAAAGCCTTTTCATATAAAGGAAGAGACGGCTTTTGTAAGGATTGAAAAGCTTGGAATTCTCAAAAATACGAACAGTTTTTGGCGTTGTTACGGATATGGGCTTCACACTTGCACCTTCTTCGGTTAATAATGCTTAAATTTTATCAGAACATTGTTAGAGCAATATAAAAGTATTGTAAATTTATGTTAATTCATAAACCATTACATAGGGGAATATAACAATATTAAATTTAAATTATTACTAGTAGAAATGGCTTAAATGTGAACAAAAGATGAAAGTAAAGAGGGATTTTTCCGATAATAATGGTATATAAGTATGTAAAGAATATTTCAATCGGAATACGGAGAGGGGTGATTTGTAATGAAAATTGCTAGTTTAATACATCATGTAGGAGCAGATTTTGAAGATCGAAAGCGAGCGTTGCAGCGAAAAGAAATGGGCGAGGCTTATAAAAAGAATGCTAAATACGTAGATGCTAATAAAAATCCGATGCTAAAGGCGCTGGAAAATTTACTTTCAGGAAAGACGGAAAAGGATTTACATGCGGCTGACATTGAAGCAAAGGAGCAATCAGCACAGGAGTTAGCTGGCAATGACAAACAGCAACAGCTTGAATTGCTCGAGGTGAAGAAGGAAATTCAGCTGCTCAAGCAGACCGAGCAAAATGTTATCGCACATGAGCAGGCACATAAGGCAGCAGGTGGAGGCGTAACAGGGGCGATTTCTTATTCCCATACAACGGGTCCTGACGAACAGCGTTACATTGTGGCTGGTGAGGTTTCTATTGATGTACCGTCTAGGTCTACAACGGATGAAACAATCGCAATTTTGGAAAAGGTCAAGCAGGCCGCACTTGCACCAGCACAACCATCCCCACAGGATTTACGCGTAGCCGCGAGTGCAGCAGCGCAAATCCTGCAAACCAAATCCGAGTTGTCTGGTGAATTAGTGGAACAACTTGAAGAGGTGGAGCCGTTTGTGGACGAAAGCTTACAGGTCAGCATTCCGGAGCGCTTCCAAAATGAATTCCAGCGCAACGCTCAGGAGGAAACGATATTTGGCAAGGACTTAGAAAGCTTATTATTCAAGCGTACGTTCAATAAAGCGATAGCAAAGTACGCAACGCATATTGAGATGGTGAAAAATGGCTACCGCATGTTCGACGAGCCTAAGTTTTCACAAACAGCGTAATTTACATGGAAAACTGTGTCTTGTAGGCACAGTTTTTTTTCGTAGATTTTTGTTCACGTTTCTATGTACTTATGAGTCGCCTCCTTTTTTGATATACTGATACAAGAATTTTAGATAAAAAGAGGTGTAGGTTATGGCAAAAAAAGTAGCAAAAACAAATGCCGTTCGTCTAATTGAGCAACAGAAAATTGCACATCAATTATTTGAATATGAAACGGATAATGGGGAGGCAGTGGATGGCATTACTGTCGCAACGAAAATCGGTCAGCCGGTGGAGCATGTTTATAAAACATTGATCGCAACAGCAGGTAAGGGCCATTATTATGTATTCGTTATTCCAGTTGCAGCTGAGCTTAATTTAAAGGCAGCAGCGAAAGCAGTGGGTGAGAAAAAAGTTGAGCTCATTGCTGTGAAGGAACTACTCGGCTTAACAGGCTATGTGCGTGGCGGCTGTTCACCTGTAGGGATGAAGAAGCTATTCCCAACATTCATTGATGCCTCCGCAGAAGCATTAGACTTTATCATCGTAAGCGCTGGGAAAATCGGCATGCAAATGAAGCTTAAACCAACAGAT
Proteins encoded in this window:
- a CDS encoding EAL domain-containing protein codes for the protein MKPISVTTPKTVRIFENSKLFNPYKSRLFLYMKRLFALKKIMRKEQMNTFFQPILDIEKNETFGFEALNRPTPSPLFSNADVFYEFVGQTKKVFSFECFCRNLSLHRFRERLDDHLRNQNFILFVNIHPNVLLDKNYHSGETLSLLRSLGIQPQQVVFELTERSAVTDFDEFSRVLSHYRSQGYRIAIDDVGSGYNSLKTLIYLKPEFIKIDRSLIQNIDMEIAQQQLLSVILHYAQQSGTKVIAEGIERIEEFHFIKQAGVHYAQGYALGRPNEQLLLAHSPMIS
- a CDS encoding putative metalloprotease CJM1_0395 family protein; protein product: MKIASLIHHVGADFEDRKRALQRKEMGEAYKKNAKYVDANKNPMLKALENLLSGKTEKDLHAADIEAKEQSAQELAGNDKQQQLELLEVKKEIQLLKQTEQNVIAHEQAHKAAGGGVTGAISYSHTTGPDEQRYIVAGEVSIDVPSRSTTDETIAILEKVKQAALAPAQPSPQDLRVAASAAAQILQTKSELSGELVEQLEEVEPFVDESLQVSIPERFQNEFQRNAQEETIFGKDLESLLFKRTFNKAIAKYATHIEMVKNGYRMFDEPKFSQTA
- a CDS encoding GGDEF domain-containing protein, with amino-acid sequence MTNIGEIIELADWIDEEVKNKEINETFVNNPTLRGIVVLQDHKPVGHIPRAHFYQKIGTLYGYNLYMGRTNKLIAKPNPLIVDFYQPITEVSTLAMARIEEDLYDDIIVTKEEQFVGIVSVRSLLLKLAETQVEFASFLNPLSSLPGNHLIDKKIEDILQQPAYSFIYFDLDRFKVFNDLYGFNRGDKVLLYLTQILKQHIAQPDYFLGHIGGDDFVAIVPHYNAGPLCEGIIEHFDAGIAQFYDETHLVNPIMVKNRDGNEVVFSEMTLSIAVVTNEHYTFKNEAELSDAVANVKRNCKKIEASCYKINEGCLAYV
- the ybaK gene encoding Cys-tRNA(Pro) deacylase, whose translation is MAKKVAKTNAVRLIEQQKIAHQLFEYETDNGEAVDGITVATKIGQPVEHVYKTLIATAGKGHYYVFVIPVAAELNLKAAAKAVGEKKVELIAVKELLGLTGYVRGGCSPVGMKKLFPTFIDASAEALDFIIVSAGKIGMQMKLKPTDIAHISQAAFAEITV